The Chryseolinea soli nucleotide sequence ACGTGCGCATGAAGCGGTCTTTTTCTTCCCGTTCTTTTCTTATTTCATCTACATACGCAGACGAGTCATGGCTTCCCATGAACGAGTACAACACGCTTGCCAACACCACGGCAACGACAAGGAGTAACAGTATGTTTTTTGTTTTCATGGAACCAGGATTTGCCGGCGGAGTTTTCGTTCTTTCTCCTCCCAGGCGCGGACCGAATCTCGCTTGGGCTGCAGCAAGTTAAAGAATAGGGGAATACCATTGTCGGCCAGGTCGCCCGGAGCGTTGGCCAGGATGCACACGGCCAGGTGGTCTTTGGGATTCACCGCCACTTCACTGCGGTAGCCGTTGACATAACCGCCATGGTAGAGCAGCGTATCGTCGGGATAATAGATCACACGCCAGCCCAAACCATAAAACGAATCGCTCAGCCGGTGCATCCGGCCATAGTTACGGTTCTTCGAACGGGCTTTTACTTCCGGGGTATAAAGTTGTTTCAAGGTTGCCGGCGAGATCACGTCGGGCCGGTTGCCCAACAAGGCGATCATCCACTGCGCCATATCGCTGATGCTGGCGTTCACTCCTCCGGCAGGGGCTACGTTATAATAGGTGGACGTGATCGCGGCAGGCACCCATTGATTGCCACGGCGTTTGTGCGGCTTGGCGACGTTGGTGTTTTGCTGTATGCCGGCATAGTCGATAGAGGCCGTGAGCATGTGCAGGGGACCGAACACCCGCTGGCGCATCTCATCTTCATAACTCTTTCCGGTGGCCGATTCGATCACCCTCCCGATCAGGCTATACGCTACGTTCTGATAGCTATACGTTTCTCCCACCGGCGACGACAGGGGAATTCTTTTGAGCCACGACAACATCGAATCCAGCGGCTTACCTTCCTCGACCATGTTGGTGTAGGTGTGATAGGGCAACCCCGTGGTATGCGACAACACATGACGGATGGTGAGCTTCTGGGTTTCTTCCGGCGAGTTCAGGGCGAAATGCGGCAAGCGATCCACGATGCGGTCGTTCCAATGCAGCACACTGTCTTGCACCAGGATGCCGGTGAGGAATGAGGCAAAACATTTGGACACGGAGGCGATGCGAAACAACGTGTTCACGTCCACGAGCTGTGAAGCGTCGGCACTGCGGCGGCCCATGCCTTTCAAGAAAACGATCGTGGAATCCTGTACCACAGCAATGGCAGCACCGGGAGTGCCCGAAGCTTCGGCGAGCACCTTCAGCTGATCGTCATAGTCCTGAAGCACTTCTGCCAGGAAGGGATTGATGGGCTTGGGCTGGGCAGTGGCCTTCTGGGCAGGCTGCTCGGCAGCAGCTTTCTCTTTGGCCACCTGGGCGATCAAAAATGGTATGATGATCAGCAGGGCGCCGATAAAAATATAGTGCTTCAATTTCATCCTGCGGCTCCGGACGGTGGGGTCTCCTCACATCAGTCCTTCATCTGCAAAGCTAAAATATTTCCGGCCCGCCACGATGATATGATCCAGAACTTGTATGTCCAGCAGTTTACCGGCGGCTTTTAGTCTTTGGGTTAGGTCGCGGTCTGCCATGCTGGGCTCCCGGTTTCCCGACGGATGGTTGTGGGCGAGGATCACGCTGCACGCCAGCTCGTCGAGCGCGGCCTTGAAGATGATCTTCGGATCGGCCACTGTACCGGACAC carries:
- a CDS encoding serine hydrolase domain-containing protein; protein product: MKLKHYIFIGALLIIIPFLIAQVAKEKAAAEQPAQKATAQPKPINPFLAEVLQDYDDQLKVLAEASGTPGAAIAVVQDSTIVFLKGMGRRSADASQLVDVNTLFRIASVSKCFASFLTGILVQDSVLHWNDRIVDRLPHFALNSPEETQKLTIRHVLSHTTGLPYHTYTNMVEEGKPLDSMLSWLKRIPLSSPVGETYSYQNVAYSLIGRVIESATGKSYEDEMRQRVFGPLHMLTASIDYAGIQQNTNVAKPHKRRGNQWVPAAITSTYYNVAPAGGVNASISDMAQWMIALLGNRPDVISPATLKQLYTPEVKARSKNRNYGRMHRLSDSFYGLGWRVIYYPDDTLLYHGGYVNGYRSEVAVNPKDHLAVCILANAPGDLADNGIPLFFNLLQPKRDSVRAWEEKERKLRRQILVP